The Cynocephalus volans isolate mCynVol1 chromosome 12, mCynVol1.pri, whole genome shotgun sequence sequence CTCTGAGCTGAATTGGTTCATTTCCCAGATTCTCTCCCAGTGTTCTTTTTGGCCAAGAGCCCTGGGCTGTAATAATTCACTGGATAGGGACTTATTACCACATAGTTATGCTGTTTGGGTTCTAACTAGAATGAAAACATTTGCCAGGGAACAATTACCTTTTACCCCACTGAAGTATAAGAAAGCCTATTTTATGATAAATGCTAGAATTTTGCACTGATCTGTGGGTAAATACATGGTCAATACCTTTCTCTTCATTTCTACCTCAAACTGTTATGATCCCTACAGTCTCATGACTTTGCTCTTTCAGGGAGAGGGCTGTAAATTTTCcctaatttaatattaaaaagaatctTTACACTGTGGGAAGTAGAATTGGATATTTTTAGATCAGTATTTCTTAAAGAAatcttgctttctgatttttcctcaatatcttgctttctgatttttccACCCCATGAACAGAGCCAGTAAATGGAGGACTTTATGGTATAGATGACACGGAGCTGATGGGTGCAGAGGATAAGCTGCCTCTTGAGGACAGCCCCGTGATCTCTGCCCTTGATTGCCCTTCCCTTAGTAACGCTACTGCCTTCAGTCTCCTGGCAGATGATAGTCAAACATCAGCCTCTATCTTTGCCAGCCCCACCTCTCCACCTGTCCTAGGCGAGTCTGTCCTGCAAGGTAAGTGAGGAGAGGTAGGACAAAGAAAGTCCTTGACCTGCAAAAAGGTGAGAGAATAAGTTCCATATTAGGGCCGTATGGGTGAAAAAACCTGTAAGAGCACCTTGCTGGGAGCTGAGTGAGCTATGGGGGACTAAAAGAGGCACAGGCCACTATACTCTGATCTGTGCCCTCTACCCTGAAGAACTTGTGAGACTTAGCATTTGCAGGGGAAAGGAGGTCAGAGGCCTTACTGGCTCCAGGTAAAAGGTATTGCTTCACAcaatggtggcagcagcagcagcagctttgcCCTTTAACCTTCATGAAGGGTTAGGGAGGACAACCAGAAGCTACTTCTTTTTCCCATCTTAGGGAAAAGCCTTTGAAGTAACCCTGTTTAGCTTAGTCCAGGTTTGACTGAGTAGATTCTCTTGTTTCATATGACACTATTTTTCCTTTACCCATTCTGTACCTTTGTATTCTAGATAACAGCTTTGACCTGAATAATGGTAGTGATGCTGAACAAGAAGAAATGGAGACTCAGGCTTCAGACTTCCCACCACCCCTGACCCAGCCAGCCCCTGACCAGTCATCCACTATTCAgctccatccagcaacctcaccAGCAGTCTCGCCAACAGCTTCCCCGGCAGTCTGCCTAGCAGTTTCTCCAGCAGCCTCACCAGAAGTCTTTCCAGCAGTTTCCCCAACAGCCTCCCTAGAAGTCTTCCCAACAGTCTCTCCAACTTCTTCAACAACCCTCCCAGCAATTTCCTCAGAAGTCTCCTTCCAGGCTCCGGTGACCTCCTCAAAAGCCTCCCCTGTAACTTCTCCAGCAGCTGCCTTCCCAACAGCCTCCCCAGCAAATAAGGATGTCAGCAGCTTCCCTGAAACCACTGCTGACTTAGAAGAGGTCACTGAAGGAGTCACTACGTCTGGTAGTGGTGAGTGTCCACATTTTGTTCTACCCTTGGCTGGTTCCAAGAACATTTTCTGTCCCATGTTGCATTTAGCCCTTCCCTACTGGCATGTTGTTTCAGTATTTTGCTTGAACTCTTAACTTGGGTATCACCTATCTTCCTCCCAAGGTGATGTCTTGAGGAGACGTATTGCTACACCAGAAGAAGTTCGTCTTCCCCTCCAACATGGGTAAATGCTCTAGTTTGCTATGGGCATTGACTTTGACAAGTTAATGCATGACTCTGGGAAGTAGGGAGCTCCTCTCTTCATCTGAGGTGGGGGAGGAATGGGCTAGGAGGTAAGATCATAGGACAGTTATCTGAAATGATGTTTCTTGGCATGAGATTCCTGGGTGGTTCTTCTCTCAGGATCTGTCTTCCCTCACCTATTCTTTCCTCATCTTGTGGTGACTTAGTTTTGCTCAAGGGGCTCCAACTATTGTCTTTTCCAAACCAGAGGGCTCAGATATCCAAACTAGCtagcttgtctttttttttttgtagagaaaGGATAGTAATAAATAATGAGTAGTTTAGTACCAGTGAAATGGggtagttttgttgttgttttattgctCTTTGGAGAGGTAAGGGTAGGAACAGTGTGTGACCAAAAAGAGCAAGCCAACTGACACCAAGGGCCTTGTGGGAATAACTGCCTTCCTggatcttccccacccccacccacactgCTCTAGGCTACTTGTGGTCACCAAGTTTGAGTACTGCTTAAAAGTTTTGAGAGAAAGATAAAGCTTGGTTTTGGAATAATCTGTTGCTCAGAACACAGAGTTCCTAACTAAACCCTGGCCTACTGAGTCATTTCAAGGAGTCAGCAGCAAGTTTACTCTTCTGCTTTCTTCACCACGCTCTGTCTTCTGCCTTTATTCCCTTAGGTCTTCATCCTCTTTACTGGAAACCCAGTAATTGCCCTGAATGGCCTCAGGGAGGGGTTTCTGGCTTCTCATCTCATTGACTTTGTAAAAAGAAAGGGTGAAGGTCTTTCTGGGCTTCTGCAGTTTGGTGGCCTTGAGGCCTTGAGCTTTTTGAGGTATTTGCTGGAGCTCAAGCCTGCCTTCTAGCCCAGCTGTATCTTATGCTGCTTTTGCATTTGCATGTAGTTCTAGTGAGCCAGATGTGGGGAAGCTCATCATCTTCTCAGTGAGCTTGGCTCTTGGGTGGCATGGGAGTGGGTAGGGGTGTGACCTGGCGGCAGGGCCCGTGTGCTTCTTTGGCAGGTGGCGGAGAGAGGTGCGTATCAAGAAGGGCAGCCACCGATGGCAGGGGGAGACCTGGTATTATGGCCCCTGTGGGAAGAGAATGAAACAGTTTCCAGAAGTGATCAAGGTAATGTAGGTTTCGTGGGCTTTTTTAAAGGAAGCACAGACTCCTTTCTTGGGTCCAGTGGCATCAGGCTGGCATTATCTTTTTCAAGGCCTGTTGTGTTTGTGCCATTCCTGGCCAAAGACGTGGTAGGGCTATGACTTCATTAATGTCATTTTACTTCCTCTTCTTAGTACCTGAGCCGCAACGTGGTACACAGTGTCCGCCGCGAGCACTTCAGTTTCAGTCCCCGTATGCCTGTTGGAGACTTctttgaagagagagaaacaCCAGAGGTGCAGACTCAAAAGTTAAATATACTTTTGTCCCTGAGAAAGAATTGGTGAACAAGCTGCAGTTTCTTCTTATGGGGTTTGGAGGTTCTGGGGCATTGAATGGTTCAGAGGGCCTACTGACCTGCACTGATTCCCTCCCATAGTAACACTGTCTTTCTCGTTACCTTAGGGGTTGCAGTGGGTACAGCTCTCAGCAGATGAGATACCATCCAGGATTCAGGCAATTACTGGCAAACGGGGTCGACCTCGAAACACTGAGAAGGCTAAGATCAAGGAAGTCCCCAAGGTGAAACGGGGCCGAGGTCGGCCACCCAAGGTCAAAATCACTGAGCTATTGAATAAGACAGACAACCGCCTTGTAAAGAAACTGGAGGCCCAAGGTACAGTGGTGTTTCTTACTTTGGGATTCTGTTCTCTCCGTGAGTTATCTGAAATGTTGGTGAACTGCTAATACCTGGGCTTCCCAGGAGCATAACTGACATTATCTGGACAGAATGAATCTGAATCAACTTCTGCCTGGAATACAGCATTAGGGTACCAGCACTTTGGGGTACTTTTTTTCTGGCCAATTTCTTCCTTGAGTTGCTTTTACTTGTGAAGCCTTGGGCTGTCCCCAGATGTGGTTATATAGCCTAGAGAAGATGACATTCATGTCCTTACCCATCTTTCAGCTCCTTACTTATCAGAGTGGTGTCAGTTTTACACTCTTACCTTGCTCATTATCAACATCATCGAGATTCAGAATTCACATCCTTTACCCTGGTGTAGTGtgaagaatgtaaaaaaaatttagtcTTCTAATTCCCATTTATAGTTCCAGCTGTGCCACGTTCTCACTGTGTTACCTAGAACAAGTCTCATATTTTAATAGGAGCCTTATTAAGTGTTTCATCTGCTCGTAACATCTGTCTTAGAGTGTTGCCATATAGACATGTGGTAGTGTTTATATACCAGAAATAATAGAATAGGTACTGTTATGTCAAAAACATCAATTATGAAAAACTCTATTGTTTGCAGAATTATACTCAATATTCAATcttccagaaaggaagaaattcagATCTATTAGTGGAGTGAGACATGGGAGCTGAGTATATGCAGTAACTTATGTCGGTGTAGTTCTGACTCTGTTGAGGTCATCTGGGCCTTTTCTTTCTGGCACACTCTTGGTTAGTCAGTGCTTTCATCTACCACTCTCTTTCCCTGGCAGTTCGGCTTCCTATAATCTCAAATCAGTTTGTGGGTTGCTGCCCTTGTCCGTAGCTTGGGAGACAGGCCACAAGTCTACTCTGCCATTGTGACCTCTTTTCTATCAGCAGGACCCCTTTTAAAGCAGTTTGATTGGAGCCAGGGGCTGGTGCTTCTGGGCAAGAGATGCCATTTGAGTTTTTTGTGCCACCCACATAGCAGGTGTCTCTCCtacattcccccccccccagcattttattatgtatactcttttttttttttttttttggactggtaaagggatcacaaccctcagcatggtgtggtctgcaccatgctcagccagtgagcgcactggccatccctgtagaggatccgaatccgcggccccggtgctaccagcgccgcactctccaagtgagccacggggccggctctattatgtatactttttaaaaaaactactctAGTTCTTCAGGGAGCTGCTTGGGAGGCCAGCTTTGTGACAGGCATGTGCTGCCCTAAATCCTAGGGATCTGTCTTCCTGCCTcagtcatgatttttctttttgccctcACAGAAACACTGATTGAGGAGGATAAAGCAAAGATGAGTAAAAGCAAGAAGATGAGGCAGAAGGTACAACGGGGAGAGTGTCAGACTGCTATCCAAGGGCAGGTGAGGGAAGTGAGATTGCCCAGTGGGTTAACTTTTTCTATAACCTGCTTCatcttttcttccatcttttaCCTGCCACATCTGCCACCTCCTGTGTAGCAGCATACCTTAATTACCCTGAGGTTTCTTGGGCTTGATATAGAGAATTGGGCTTGTTCAGGAATAACTTGGGCATCTTTAGGGTGAGAGAATCCATCTATTGCCAACCCCTTATCCCATCTCTCACCTCTCCTCCCCAGCGCCcttgtctctttttttaatcCTAGCCCAAGCAGAGATGCTTTCAGAGTTTGAGGAGAAATGACTTCCCTTATGGTTTACAGGCCAGAAACAAGCGGAAACAAGAGACCAAGAGCTTAAAGCAGAAGGATACTAAGAAGAAATGCAAGGTAGGTGCATGTACACACTCACCAAGTGTAATTTTGAAGCTACCAAGCCGATTTTGGAAGACCTGTGCATCAGTCTTGTTTTATAGTTAACATTTCTGGGCTCTGAGGTTGGGAGGGACTGGGACCTGGGAAGGGTACCTGGGACCAGACTGGTATTTTTATGGCACTCTTGGTTCCTCTCTCTTTTGGGTGGATAGGCTGAGAAGGAAAAGGTAAAGACAAAGCaggaaaaactgaaggaaaaagtgaagagagaaaagaaggagaaggtaaaaatgaaagaaaaggaggaggtggCCAAAGCCAAACCAGCCTGTAAAGCAGATAGGAGCCTAGCCACACAGCGGCGCTTGGAGGAACGGCAGAGACAGCAGATGATCTTGGAGGAGATGAAGAAGCCCACAGAGGATATGTGTCTGGCCGACCATCAGGTAGTGAGGGGAGAGTACAGTTCCTGGGTCATGGAGGGGACCAGTTGTGAAGATGCTTCTGTTAAAGGAAGAACCTCAAAGACATTTAAATTGTTGCCTTCTGGTATGTTTAACAGAACCCCGTACCATTTTTATCTCTCCAGCCCCTGCCTAACTTCTCACGCATTCCTGGTCTGGTACTACCCAATGGGGCCTTCTCAGACTGCTTGACCATCGTGGAGTTTCTGCATAGCTTTGGCAAGGTGCTGGGCTTTGACCCTGCCAAAGATGTGCCTAGCCTGGGGGTCTTGCAGGAAGGACTCCTGTGTCAAAGTGACAGTGTGGGCGAGGTGCAAGACCTGCTGGTGCGGCTTCTGAAGGCTGCACTTTATGATCCTGGCTTACCCTCTTACTGTCAGGTGAGCATCTCTCCTAGGAGGGCTGGGAGGGTCCAGGATCCAGTGCTTTACCTTGGTTTTGCTTTCTCTTTAAGAACACCTAAAAGTCCTTCCCTAAAGTAATCAGAAcaagttggggggggggagataaagcttcttcctgtttctgttttccttatgtttttccTTTCGTTTCTTTTTCTAACTCCCCTCtccttattttgttcatttttcttatttattccttttcttttacacATTTCCTTTGTAGTCTTCTTTCATCTTGTTCTTCCTAGCAAGTTTCATTCTTTTCCTCTTGTTCTATCTTAACCCCGTAGTTCTCTCCTGCTGTATTTCCCTCTTCCAGGTTTACTCAACTTGAGttgttcctcttttcctcttcacTCCCATTACACTCTCCTCCAAACAGTCCCTAAAGATCTTGGGGGAGAAGGTATCTGAGATCCCACTGACGAGAGACAATGTGTCTGAGATCCTGCGCTGCTTCCTCATGGCATATGGAGTAGAGCCAGCTTTCTGTGACAGCCTGCGCACCCAGCCTTTTCAGGCCCAGCCACCTGAACGGAAGGCTGCTGTCCTGGCCTTCCTTGTGTATGAGCTCAATGGCTCCACCCTCATCATCAAGTGAGTGGATAGACATGGGAATGGTTATTGTATACCTTGTGTCAAAACGGGATGGGGAGAGTTTTGGCCATCTGGAAGTCCTGGGATTATGTGTTATTTACTGCCATGCTCTGAAGATGCTGGAGTATCTTGGGACTGAATCTCAGTGCCTTCCCTGGGAGAACTTAAGCCTTCCTCTGCCATTTATCCAATCTAGGTTCTAGGCTGAAACTCCCTGTTCAGCTGCAGCCCCTTTACCCTTGAgcctcctttccctctttctgtgCTGCTGCCACTTCTACTACAAAATCCCATTCCCTGTTCCTCTGCAGTGAGATTGACAAGACACTGGAGAGTATGTCCAGctacaggaaaaacaaatggaTTGTTGAAGGCCGGCTCCGGAGGTAGGAACAGGAGAGGGTAGAGCccaaagagaggagaaaaggggaaaaggaaagggtTAAGCATAGCCAAGACTTCCATCTGGAATGCAGTGCCCTTATCCCTTCCCTGGGTTTGGGATCTTAACAGGGCTTAGGATGTTTTTGATACTCCATGTGTTCCTTTTGTAGCATTATCACCACAGTTTTCCTTAATCTCTGTTTCAAGACTGAAAACTGCTCTGGCCAAGCGAACTGGGCGGCCTGAGATAGAGATGGAAGGACCAGAGGAAGGCCCAGGACGGAGGCGCAGTTCTCGGATCATGGAGGAAACCAGTGGcatggaagaggaggaagaggaggagactaTATCAGCTGTCCATGGCCGCAGGGGTCGAAGAGATGGAGAGGTACTAGCCCTAGACCAAGGAAAGTGAGAgttaaaaaatagattatttctcttttgttaacGTGATAACTCCCTTTTTTTCAGTGTCCATTTGTTTCTCTCCAGGTTGATGCCACAGCATCTAGCATCCCAGAGCTGGAGCGCCAGATAGAGAAACTCAGTAAGGTAGtctgctttttttgtgtgtgtgtggctggctggtatggggatctgatcccttgaccttggtgttatcaataccgtgctctaaaccaactgagctaaccagccagcccaggtaTTGTGCTTCTAACAGCGTTGCAAGAATTGGAGATGTGGGCTGGGCAAGAATTGATCACCTTCTGAGTTGGGCCCAGGTGGTATCAATTTTATAGACAAGCTGAGAGCCATTGTCTTTCTCCTATATACTGGATGAATTCACCACTGTCACTCTGggaatgttttttttatttatcttccttttcCGCTGCCTACCCAGCGCCAGCTCTTCTTTCGCAAAAAGTTGCTTCATTCATCTCAGATGCTTCGGGCAGTCTCCTTGGGTCAAGACCGCTATAGACGCCGCTACTGGATATTGCCATATCTGGCTGGTATATTTGTGGAAGGAACACAAGGGAGCTTAGGTAAGTGTGTTTGTGGAAACCTATATTCCAAGTCCTATGTGACAAAAGTTAAatcattcctttttctctaccTAGTAGTCTTGGGCTtctttcattttatgaaaattgGTAGAGTatagtggttaagaacacaggctctgcctacctccctgctctgccatttaccagctgtatgcttcaatttcttcattttaaattggagataataatagtatatatGTCCTTCATAAGGCTATTGAGAGTATTAAGATGAGTCAGTGCtcttagaataatgtttaacaTATAGATgattctcagtaaatgttagcttttGATTATGCTGCTGATTACTTAGGAGAGGAGTGTTTCTTCCCCATATACTTTGTTCATTGGCATATAAGCTGTTCCCAGGTGGAATCTCAAAAAAGGAGACTAAgtctatgaaaaaaagaaagtatacatCCTATGTTTAtacaccctatttctttccccttaTATATCAGTGTATGTCTTAAACTTTTTACTTCTCTTTACAGTTCCTGAGGATGTGATAAAGTGGGAAACTGACTCCTTAAAGGTGGCAGCCCATCCCGCACTCAACCCTGCTCGCTTCTTTGTAAAGAGAGAATTAACTGGCTCTAGCACTTCTGCTGGTTCTCCTGCTCGGGCTCGAGGCCGGCCTCGAAAAACTAAGCCTGGGTCTGTGCAGCCTAGGCACCTTAAGTCCCCTGTTAGGGGTCAGGATTCAGAACAGCCCCAGGCCCTGCTTCAGCCCCATCTTCAGGCTCCtatccagccccagccccagcttcaGTCCCATCCTCAGTCCCATAATGGTTTCCTGGAGCCAGAAGGCTCCCCTTTGTCTCTGGGTCAGAGCCAGCATGACCTCAGCCAGTCAGCCTTCCTGTCTTGGCTGAGTCAGACTCAGAGCCATAGCTCCCTGTTGAGCAGCTCAGTCCTCACTCCTGATAGCAGCCCAGGAAAATTTGACCCAGCACTATCGCAGCCACTGGAGGAGCCAGAGCCTGATGAGACAGAATCCAGCCCCGATCCTCAAGCACCCTGGTTTAACTTCTCAGCCCAGACGCCCTGCAATGCTGCCCCTACACCACCCCCTGCAGTTTCTGAAGACCAACCCACTCCCTCCCCTCAACTACCTGCCTCCTCCAAGCCAGTAAGTGAATTAGTAGCATGCACTTGACTTTATCTTGCTACAGGCTCCATTGCCTGGCTATGGGGCTGTTGCC is a genomic window containing:
- the BAZ2A gene encoding bromodomain adjacent to zinc finger domain protein 2A isoform X3, whose translation is MEMEANDHFNFTGLPPAPAASGLKPSPSSGEGLYTNGSPMNFPQQGKSLNGDVNVNGLSTVSHTTTSGILNSAPHSSSTSHLHHPNVAYDCLWNYSQYPSANSGSNLKDPPLLSQFSGGQYPLNGILGGSRQPSSPSHNTNLQAGSQDFWANGTQSPVGLNFDSQELYDSFPDQNFEVMPNGPPSFFTSPQTSPMLGSSIQTFAPSQEVGSGIHPDEAAEKELTSVVAENGTGLVGSLELEEEQPELKMCGYNGSVPSVESLHQEVSVLVPDPTVSCLDDPSHLPDQLEDTPILSEDSLEPFNSLAPEPVNGGLYGIDDTELMGAEDKLPLEDSPVISALDCPSLSNATAFSLLADDSQTSASIFASPTSPPVLGESVLQDNSFDLNNGSDAEQEEMETQASDFPPPLTQPAPDQSSTIQLHPATSPAVSPTASPAVCLAVSPAASPEVFPAVSPTASLEVFPTVSPTSSTTLPAISSEVSFQAPVTSSKASPVTSPAAAFPTASPANKDVSSFPETTADLEEVTEGVTTSGSGDVLRRRIATPEEVRLPLQHGWRREVRIKKGSHRWQGETWYYGPCGKRMKQFPEVIKYLSRNVVHSVRREHFSFSPRMPVGDFFEERETPEGLQWVQLSADEIPSRIQAITGKRGRPRNTEKAKIKEVPKVKRGRGRPPKVKITELLNKTDNRLVKKLEAQETLIEEDKAKMSKSKKMRQKVQRGECQTAIQGQARNKRKQETKSLKQKDTKKKCKAEKEKVKTKQEKLKEKVKREKKEKVKMKEKEEVAKAKPACKADRSLATQRRLEERQRQQMILEEMKKPTEDMCLADHQPLPNFSRIPGLVLPNGAFSDCLTIVEFLHSFGKVLGFDPAKDVPSLGVLQEGLLCQSDSVGEVQDLLVRLLKAALYDPGLPSYCQSLKILGEKVSEIPLTRDNVSEILRCFLMAYGVEPAFCDSLRTQPFQAQPPERKAAVLAFLVYELNGSTLIINEIDKTLESMSSYRKNKWIVEGRLRRLKTALAKRTGRPEIEMEGPEEGPGRRRSSRIMEETSGMEEEEEEETISAVHGRRGRRDGEVDATASSIPELERQIEKLSKRQLFFRKKLLHSSQMLRAVSLGQDRYRRRYWILPYLAGIFVEGTQGSLVPEDVIKWETDSLKVAAHPALNPARFFVKRELTGSSTSAGSPARARGRPRKTKPGSVQPRHLKSPVRGQDSEQPQALLQPHLQAPIQPQPQLQSHPQSHNGFLEPEGSPLSLGQSQHDLSQSAFLSWLSQTQSHSSLLSSSVLTPDSSPGKFDPALSQPLEEPEPDETESSPDPQAPWFNFSAQTPCNAAPTPPPAVSEDQPTPSPQLPASSKPVNRSSAANPCSPVQFSSTPLPGVAPKRRAGDSGEMPQSPTGLGQPKRRGRPPSKFFKQMEQRYLTQLTAQPVPSEMCSGWWWIQDPETLDAMLKALHPRGIREKALHKHLNKHRDFLQEVCLRPSTDPIFEPSQLPASQEGIMSWSPKERTYETDLAVLQWVEELEQRVILSDLQIRGWTCPSPDSTREDLAYCEHLPDSQEDITWRGRGREGLAPQRKTTNPLDLAVMRLAALEQNVERRYLREPLWPAHEVVLEKALLSTPNGVPQGTTTEISYEITPRIRVWRQTLERCRSAAQVCLCLGQLERSIAWEKSVNKVTCLVCRKGDNDEFLLLCDGCDRGCHIYCHRPKMEAVPEGDWFCAVCLAQQVEGEFTHKPGFPKRGQKRKSGYSLNFSEGDGRRRRVLLRGRESPAVPRYSEEGLSPSKRRRFSMRNHHSDLTFCEIILMEMESHDAAWPFLEPVNPRLVSGYRRIIKNPMDFSTMRERLLRGGYSSSEEFAADALLVFDNCQTFNEDDSEVGKAGHIMRRFFESRWEEFYQGKQANL